The window AGATGATAGAATGTTTTATAACTCATTAGAAAAGAGATATAACCCTATCATCAGAGCAATGAGAAAACTTCCTAAGCCTATCATTGCTAGATTAAATGGAGTAGCCGCAGGAGCTGGTTGTTCTTTGGCGCTAGCTTCAGATATGATTATAGCGGCTGAATCATCTAAAATGATCGAAGTATTTATTAACATTGGCTTAGTACCTGATTCAGGCTCTTCTTTCTTCTTGCCTAATTTGGTAGGTTATCAAAAAGCTTTTGAATTATGTGCTATGGGTACAAAAGTTAGTGCGCAAGAGGCTTATGAACTAGGTATTGTCAATAAGGTGGTAAAAGATGATGAGTTAGATGAAGCAGTGAAATCTTACACTGATTATTTTGCAAAAGCACCTACCAAATCTATAGGAATGATTAAAAAGATGTTGAATAAAGCAGCTACTTCATCATTGGATGAAATGTTAGAGTATGAAAAATATTCTCAGCAAATAGCAGGTACCTCAGAAGATTATAAAGAAGGAAAGCAGGCCTTTTTAGATAAAAGAAAACCCGAGTTCAAAGGAAAGTAAGAACACAAAAAAGCCGCTTAATCTCTTAAGCGGCTTTTTTGATTATGAGAGTGACCTTGCCAGGATTCAAACCTGGAACCTCTTGAGCCGTAATCAAGTGCTCTATTCAGTTGAGCTACAAGGCCATTTAAAAATTATTTTATTGTTCAAAATTAGATTGAGCAATAAGCTTTCATTCGCTACGTTTGCTAATGAGTGTGCAAAGGTAAATAATAATTTCTTATAAGAAAAAGGATTTATTTATTTATCCTCTGCATAAAACGCTATCTTTGTCGTTCGAAAGTAAAATTCAAAAAAATACTAATGAAAAAACTATTCGTAATTACGATCATATTATTCACTACAGTAATAAGTATGCATGCACAAAACATGCAAGAAAAAAATACATTTGGACCAAGGCCTAATTTAAAAGGAGATCTTACCTTATCCTTTGGTTTAAATATGTTATACAATAATGATGTTGAAGCATTAAATCTCCGCACTTTTGGAAATAATGATTTTAAAATTGGATATATGTATCCGATTCAAATTTCTAATTCCAATTTCAGCTTTAATGCAGGGATTAACTTATCATTTGATAAATATGCATTTGATGGGGATTCCACTACTTTAGCCATAGTGTCAGGGAGTGATGAACTAAGAAACGTACGTTTACAAAGTATTGGGACTGATATTGTAGGTGAAAATAGTATAGTTGAGAAGTCTAAGTTTGAGACTAATTATGTGAACATTCCGATTGAATTTAGATACTATTTGAATAAAGATAAGGTGGATAATGGTGGGTTTTTCGTTGCCGCAGGAGGTAGTATAGGGTATTTAATTAATGGTAAAACAAAGATAGTTTACAACCAAAACGAGCAGACAAAAAAAATTAAGCGAAAAGAAAATTTCGAGTTAAATCAATTTCGTTATGGTGCTCATATAAAAGTTGGAATTTCTGGTTTTGGTGCCTATTTCCAATATGATTTCTCAGAACTTTTTAATCCTGGAAGAGGGCCATTAAATAATGCTGAAGAACCTATTGCAACACAGGCAACTCCATTCAGATTTGGTTTAAGTTTCAACTTATTTTAAGACGAGAAAAAAATTATTTTATGTAAAGCCCGATTTATCGGGCTTTTTATTTCCACATGATCTCTGTCAGCCATCTATCTTGTGCCACAATTGTAGAATATTTTATATCTGCTTCTTTCTCAATAATTAAAAATTTCTGTTCTGATTCTATCGAAACAGTAAGTTCTTCCTTCACATTTTTATCAGAGCTTTTATGATATATCACAATTTCTTTAATTCCATCAGGAATTTGAATGGTATAATCATTTTCTGAAACTTCTACCTTAATCAATTTAGAACTAAGATTGTCTAAACCTTTATTTAATAGGGTTTTATGTATCTTCTTACCATTAGGGACTCCATACCCCAAATAGTTATTAGGTACTTCATTTAAATGAGCACTATTCTTGATGATTTCCATAACTTCGTAATTGCTTAAAGTTGAATCGTATTCCCAAATACATGCAGCCAAACCCGTTATAACTGGAGCTGAAAATGATGTTCCATTAGCAGCAAAACAAGCTACATCAGGTTTAACATATTCCAGCTTTTCAGGGCCAACAGATGAGTAATATATTCTAGACCAATCATCAAAACGAGTAGCTCCAACTGTTAAAACATCTTTTGCATCAGATGGCAAGGATATGATTTTCCATTTATTATGACCGTCATTACCTGCTGCACTAACAATCAGCATTCCTTTTTCTGCAGCCATCTGAGCGGTTTTCGTTATCATACTACTTTTACCATTCACTTCATTTACGGAATGATTTTCCTTTCTTTTATCATAGCCATCTGTATAGCCTAGAGAGGAATTCACCAGTTTGATATCCATTTCGTGAAATAATTCAATTGCTTCAATCCAATAATCTTCTTCTAATCTTCTTTCTCGTATTCCATGATCAGTTCGTGCAAGATAAATACTCGCATTTTTAGCCATTCCGTATCGAATGATGGTATTATCATTTGAGCCGGCAATCATTTTTAAAACTTGCGTTCCGTGGTCATCTTGTGCTAAACGTTTACCGTAAAATGGATTATTATTTCCAGCTAAAAGAAAATCTTTAAAAAACTTTATTTGGTCGTTTTCAACTAAATGAAGGAGGGATGGTTCTTTATCTGCATCCATAAAACCACCATCTATAATTCCAATATTAACGCCTTTGCCGCTAAGTTTCATACTGTCCATAAGATAATGAGCTTGGATTTGTTCCAAGGCATAGGACAACTCACTACTATTAGTAGATATGAGAGAGGTGGGTACCAATTCTATTTGTGATGTGATGGAATTAATCCATTCATAATCAGATAATTCGGTGGCAATTTCATGGGTAGTCTCGATGCTAATAACAGGATGCCATTTAGACTCGTAGTGAAAACTAAGATCTTCCTGATATTTATTTTTTAACTCAGCTTTTAATTTTTCTAATTCTATTTCCGGAACATCTTTTAATTCAGCCTTATATTCTAACCAATATTTCTGTTGTGAGAAAATTTCAATTGAAAACAGAAATAAAGGGATTAATAGGAAGATATTCTTGAAAAAAGCCTGTTTAAGCATGTTGATTGAGATAATAAACTGTAAATTTGAAATTTACGAAGCATAAACGATTAATTTCAATAAAAAGCAATTTTATGAGATACAAAACTTTAGACTCGTCTCTTTATATCAAAAACCGCAAGAACTTCATGAAGCAAATGCCAGCACGTTCATTAGCTGTATTCAATGCTAATGATGTGATGCCCTTAAATGCTGATGGTACTATGACCTTCTGGCAAAATAGTGATTTGTTTTATTTGAGCGGAATTGATCAGGAAGAAACTAAATTGGTTTTATTCCCTGATTTTGATAATGATAGCTGGAGAGAGATATTGTTTGTTACCGAAACCAATGAGCATATTGCGGTTTGGGAAGGACATAAATACACCAAAGAAGAAGCTACTGCTGCCTCTGGAATCCAAACCGTAATGTGGCTTTCACAATTCGAGACTGTTTTTAATACGTTAATGGCGGAAGCTGAGCAAGTTTTTATCAATACGAATGAACATATAAGAAATGCTTCTCCAGTGGAAACTCGTGATATGAGATTTATAAAGTGGTGTCAGGTAAGATACCCTGCTCATCAATACAGAAAGGCAGCTCCAATATTATACGATCTAAGAGCTATTAAAGATCCACTCGAGATAACTCAGATGGAACGTGCTTGCAAAATTACGGAGGATGCGTTTAGAAGATCCTTGAAATTTGTAAAGCCTGGAGTGAAAGAATATGAAGTGGAAGCGGAAGTTTTACATGAGTTTGTAAGGCAAGGATCTAAAGGCTTTGCTTATACGCCAATAGTTGCTTCTGGAGCTAATGCTTGTGTATTACACTATATTGAAAATAAAGATGTTTGCAAAGATGGAGAGCTATTATTAATGGATGTAGGAGCCGAATATGGTAATTATAATGCAGATATGACAAGAGCTATTCCTGTAAATGGCAGATATACGCAAAGACAAAAAGATGTTTATAATGCTGTTTTGAGGGTAATGAAGGAGTGCTATAAGATTCTAAGACCGGGTAATAGAATTCCAGAGTATCATAAAGAAGTCGGGAAATTAATGGAGAGCGAATTATTGGGACTTGGTCTGTTAGATAAAACTGATATCAAGAACCAGGATCCAAATAATCCTGCTTACAAGAAATACTTCATGCATGGAACTTCACACCATATTGGTTTAGATGTACATGATGTAGGAAATATCTATAGAGAATTTGAACCTGGAATGGTATTCACGATTGAGCCAGGTATATACATACAAAATGAAGGATTAGGTATTCGTTTGGAAAATGATGTAGTGATTACTAAAGATGGTCATCATGATATGATGGCAAACATTCCAATTGAAATTGAGGAGATAGAAGAAATCATGAATAGTTAATAAATAGGAAAGCGATGATTTAAAGATCATCGCTTATTTATTGCTTCAATTATTTTAATTTATTCAAATACAGCCACGGCTCTAACAGGAGAACCTGTTCCGCCCCTAATCTTTAAAGGGAAAGCAATAAAACGAAATCTTCCTCTGCCAATTAATTGGTGAAGATTGACCATATTCTCATAATGTGTAAATCCTAACTCTCCGCAGATTTGATGTACCTCTTTATTAGAGACTTTTCTTACTCCAGGTGCCATTGTTTCAACACCAAAAGCAGAGATTTTCTGTGCACCTAACCAACGAGCACAATCTGAAGATATACCTGGTCCAAATGGCCAGTCGGATGTATTAAAATATTTCCTGTAATGGTCTGTGTAAATAAGTACGGTGTCTTTTTCCTTTATTTCAATTTTATCCTTGGTGTAAGCTGCTTTGAAATCTTCAATCTCTATTAGTTCATTAAGGTTTTTGTGGGAAAAATCCAGACAAATGCCTTCTGTGTAAAACATGGATAAAGGCATGATGTCAATGGATTGGCCTTCATATTCTTTTCCCATATGATTAATAGCATCTACATGAGTGCCTGTATGTTCACCTAATTCTAGTTTATGAACTGCAGGGGTTCTTTTCTCAGGGTTTTTAATACCAGCCCATTCTTCATGAGAATTATGAATTTCCATTTTTACCTGTGGTAAATCCTTAAATACAGGCATTCCTTCGTATATTTCTTGACTTAAGTCAATGATTTCTGGCATTTCCAAATATATGATTAATAAGATATTCATTCATCAGCTAAAATGAAAAAAAATGAAAAAATTCATCCTACTGTTTTTACTACCACTAAATCTAATGGCAATTGACCCAGATCCAAAATATATACTCACGCCAGATTCAATTGGCTGGGAGTACGAACAATTAGTGCTTAATACCCCAGATGGCAATGATTTAAATACTTGGATTTATGCTCCTAATCCTGAAAATGAAAAAGATGAAGTTTTGATTCTTGCTTATCCGGATGCTGGCAATATGTCCTATTTTGTTTATCATGCTTCTGTATTGGCTAATTTAGGATATACAGTGATTACATTTGATTACAGAGGATTCGGGAAAAGCTCAGATTTTGAAATAAAGTCTGATCATTTATTTCAAACCGAATTTTCAATTGATCTAAAAACTGTTGTTCAGTTTGCTGCTAATAGGTTTGAAAATAAAAATATTGGCATTTGGGCTTGGTCAATGGGCACCATGGTCACTACCTATTCATGGCCAACTATTAAAGATACAGTAGATTTCTTAATTTTTGATGCTTTTGTTATGAATCCCGAAAATCATATTGAAAGATTGAAATCTTTAAAAGGGAAGCAAACTTATTCTCCGATAGATGATCAAACCTACCTTGATAGAAGAAATAAAATTGCTATTCCTATCTTACTTTTTGCCGGTAAAAATGATGATCTAACTACAGCAGAAGACGCTAGAAAATATGCCGCTAAATTTGGTAAAGATGCTATAATCTCCTTATATGATGGAGGCCATCTGATGGGGTTTCAGCACAATATTAAAGAAATGGGGTTTGGGGGCTGGTATTCTGATCGTATTCTGAGGTTCTTGGAAAATTTAAACTGACAACTATTTATTAACTACTAAGAACCTTTTTAGATTATATCCGAATAGAAAATATGATTTGGCTAAAAGATGTAATAAAAGACCTGAAAGAAATTGAGACTATTACCACAGAGGAGTTTCAAAACTTAAGCGAGGAAGAATTGATATGGAAACCTGCACCAGATAAATGGTCGATAGCGGAATGTTTACAACATATCATAATCGCAAATACAATTTACAATAAGGATATAAATAAGCGACTTCAAACGGCTGAAGTAAAGACAATAGAGTATCCTATTAAATTTTCAATAACAGGTAAGCTCTTTTTATATGCAGTGGATCCTAAATACAAATGGAAAGTGCCTGCCCCTAAAATCTTTAAGCCCATAAAAGACAATAAAGTATTAAATGGAACAGAAACCGTTAAATATTTTCTAAAATTGCAAGAAGAGATAATTGAAACGGCTAAAAAAGGCTGTGCTTATGATCATCAGCACGTCCACACTTATAGTCCTTTGAGTAAATTGCTTAAATTTAATGTTGGTGAGCAATTGTATATTATGATGCGCCATACAAAAAGACATATCAATCAGGCACTTAATGTTAAAACAAAACTTCATAAAACAGCAGCATAATGGATGATAGTATTAGAAATTCTGACCGTGCACCATTACCGGTAGGCTTATATCCCCATGCTCGAAAAGTGGGTAACTTATTATTTCTTTCAGGTGTAGGGCCTAGAAAGAAAGATAGTAAGGATATCCCTGGTGTTGAATTAAACCAGCAGGGTGAAATTGTATCTTATGATATTGAAAAGCAATGTCGGTCTGTATTCGAAAATGTGCGTATGATATTGGAAGACTGCGGAAGTAGTTGGGAAGCTTTGGTGGATGTCCAGGTTTTTCTAACCAATATGAAAGATGATTTTAAAATTTTCAATAAAGTATATGCAGAATATTTTAAGGATATTCAACCATGCAGAACTACCATAGAAATTAATGCATTACCAACACCCATAGCCATTGAATTAAAATGCGTGGCTGAGTTATAATTAGGTTTCTTGAGGTAAATTTATTCTTTCATAGAAATTATGAATCCATAGAATTAATACTCCGAAGGTTATAGCAGATACAATCAGTATATTATTCATCACGCCTTCAGTACTAAATGATATTTTAATCAGCATTGTTGAAATTACAAAACCAGAATTCCTAATAACCGACCTAAAGCTGGAGGTGTGAGTATAGGATATCAATAGTAATAATACATCACTTAAAATTAGAATGGTGAAAAATTCATCAAAGAAGATTTTATTGATGTCTTTTATTGAGCCAACATCATGATTGGCAGAAACTAATACATCATAAAAGTAGTCACCAAAGCTATAAACCGCTAAACCGAATAAAATGGGGATTAATATTACTGCGAACCTTTTTTTAGTTTGAATGAATTTTTGGGTTTGCTCTAGTTCAACAGACTTACTTTTCTGTATACTGGTTCTTTTTCCATTTAGATTGTAAAAAATAAATATTAATGCAAAAATGATTAAGGTTGCGGCTATATCATAAGTGAATTGTAAATCTTCTTTATTGCTGAACCAGCTGACATCTAAATCTAGTTGAGCCAAATCTTTAAATAATCTCCTGATTAATACTAATAAGATAATTTCATATTGCTTTCCAATATATATGGTTATGGATTTTGGTAAAAAATAAACCAATAAATAGACCTCATAGATCAAAATAAATGAGAAAGGAGTATAGATAGATGCGATTGGGTTTTCCAATAGATTATTGGAGTATGGCGCATTAAATAACTCCAGTTTTGCTAAAATAATAAGTGATAGGTGAGTAAAGAAACCGAAAATAGCAATGATGATAATAGCTTTTTCGGTACGCTCTTTCATCTTTTCTGATAAAAGTCTGCTGTATAATTTAGTCCAGAAGGTATTAGAGATATACTTCATTTTTCAATATAAAATGTAAATCATTCTGGGCTTGTAACTGAAGTTGCACTCTAATTCTCTCAAAATGCTAGCAATTCTCCGTCCATGTAAAAATATGAATTAATTTATATTTATATAAACTAAAGAGTTATCACTCTGTTTATTATGTGTATCTACATTTAAATTATAAAATGAAGTATATAAAATTTATAACTATAATAATCTTAATTACAACAACATTTCAATCTTTTGCAGAGAGTCCTTACGTATCAGGACAAGTTACAGACTCTGAGTCAAATGAAGTCATACCGTTTGCTCAAGTAGCATTTTATGAAGGGGATTCTAACAGTCCTGTAACTGGTGCTACAACCAATGCAGCCGGTAAATTCAGAATAAATATAAAAGCAGGCACTTACAGAATGGTGGTATCCTTTGTTGGTTATCAAGACTATAAAACGAGATTAACTGTTGGGGCAGGTGGTGTAGATGTTGGAACTATAGGTTTATCTGTTGAGGAAGAAATTATGGATGAGGTTGTTGTAAAAGGAAATGAAGTAAAAAGACCTGTTCTCACAACAATGGAGGGGATGGAGATAAAACCAGATCAGACTATAGCTAATATTGGAGGGTCATTATTAGATATATTAAGAAATACCCCATCCGTAAATGTTACGGATGATGGATCTGTAACATTAAGAGGTAGTGGAAGTACTAATGTATTGATTGATGGTCGAAATTCGGCTTTAGCTTCTGATCTAGAACAGATTCCAGCTAGTGCTATAGAATCAGTAGAAATCATAAATAATCCAAATGCAAAGTATGATGCCTCTGCTGATGGTGGTGTAATCAACATAAAACTGAAAAAGGGAAAAGATTTAGGAACTACAGCCAGAGCTGAATTAACCATGGGGACACGCATGAGAACCAATGCTAATGTTAATTTATCTCGAAGAACAACAAATTATGCCGTATACGGTGGATACAGTTTTAGGAAATGGCCAAGAGTTGGAAGTAGATTTACTGAAAGAGTAAGTACGTTTAATGATCAAAATGAATTGTTCAGACAAGAACAAGACAGTAGGAATGAGGATACGGAACATACCGTTAATTATGGTGCAGATTACTTTTGGGGACAAAATAAGATAAGCTTAGAAGGGGTATTCAATACTGAAGCTGAAAATGATTTTCAATCAAGTAGATCATTTGTTCAGAATTTAGATACAGAGGAGTTTTTAACTTCTTATGTTAGAGATAATACTGAAACTGAGCAGAACTATACGTATGACAATGCAATTGTTTATGAAAGAGATTTTAAGGATAAAGAAAAGTCATTAAGAGCTTCAGCTAGTATTTCAATTAGAGATCAGCTTGAAAATCAAAATATAGATATTTACAATAATACTTTATCAGTAGAAGGGAGCCCAAATCGCACTGAGGGTAGTGAAACAGATGAATTCAGAAATACTTCAGTTATCCAGCTAGATTATGCTACACCTGCTTTTGGTGGATTAGTTGAAACGGGCTACAAATCAATTTTCAGAAGATTTGATAATGATTATTTGTATGGATTAAAAAATCCCTCAACTGGAGAAATAAATTCATACGATAGTATTAGTAACCGATTTGTATATCAAGATCAAATTCATGCAGCCTATGCTATTTTCTCTGATAGTCTATCTAATTTCAATTATGCCTTAGGTTTAAGAGCTGAGCAAACTATTTTAGAAAATGAATTATCAAATGTTAATACCTCTCTAGTGGCTGCAGAAGATTTAGTAAATAGCCAACGCTATTTGAATTTTTTTCCAAGTGTTCAAATGTCTTATCAATTGAATGAGGGGAATATTGTGAAGGCTACCTATTCAAGAAGAATAGATAGACCTGGAGGATGGAGATTAAATCCTTTTCCAGATTTTGCTGATTCATTAAATGTAAGGGTAGGGGAGCCTAACTTACAACCTGAGTACATCAATTCATTTGAATTGGGGCATATGTACCAGAATGGTATTATTACTTTAACTTCCAATGCTTTTTACAGAAGAATTAATGGTCAGGTGGACTGGATTGTGCGAGTGGAAGACGGAATTTCTTATAGAGGCCCTCAAAATTTAAATACTGCAGATTTATATGGTTTTGAATTCATCAATACTACACAGCTAACTAATTGGTGGAATTTGAATG is drawn from Marivirga arenosa and contains these coding sequences:
- a CDS encoding outer membrane beta-barrel protein, translated to MKKLFVITIILFTTVISMHAQNMQEKNTFGPRPNLKGDLTLSFGLNMLYNNDVEALNLRTFGNNDFKIGYMYPIQISNSNFSFNAGINLSFDKYAFDGDSTTLAIVSGSDELRNVRLQSIGTDIVGENSIVEKSKFETNYVNIPIEFRYYLNKDKVDNGGFFVAAGGSIGYLINGKTKIVYNQNEQTKKIKRKENFELNQFRYGAHIKVGISGFGAYFQYDFSELFNPGRGPLNNAEEPIATQATPFRFGLSFNLF
- a CDS encoding alpha/beta hydrolase family protein, with the translated sequence MKKFILLFLLPLNLMAIDPDPKYILTPDSIGWEYEQLVLNTPDGNDLNTWIYAPNPENEKDEVLILAYPDAGNMSYFVYHASVLANLGYTVITFDYRGFGKSSDFEIKSDHLFQTEFSIDLKTVVQFAANRFENKNIGIWAWSMGTMVTTYSWPTIKDTVDFLIFDAFVMNPENHIERLKSLKGKQTYSPIDDQTYLDRRNKIAIPILLFAGKNDDLTTAEDARKYAAKFGKDAIISLYDGGHLMGFQHNIKEMGFGGWYSDRILRFLENLN
- a CDS encoding aminopeptidase P family protein, which translates into the protein MRYKTLDSSLYIKNRKNFMKQMPARSLAVFNANDVMPLNADGTMTFWQNSDLFYLSGIDQEETKLVLFPDFDNDSWREILFVTETNEHIAVWEGHKYTKEEATAASGIQTVMWLSQFETVFNTLMAEAEQVFINTNEHIRNASPVETRDMRFIKWCQVRYPAHQYRKAAPILYDLRAIKDPLEITQMERACKITEDAFRRSLKFVKPGVKEYEVEAEVLHEFVRQGSKGFAYTPIVASGANACVLHYIENKDVCKDGELLLMDVGAEYGNYNADMTRAIPVNGRYTQRQKDVYNAVLRVMKECYKILRPGNRIPEYHKEVGKLMESELLGLGLLDKTDIKNQDPNNPAYKKYFMHGTSHHIGLDVHDVGNIYREFEPGMVFTIEPGIYIQNEGLGIRLENDVVITKDGHHDMMANIPIEIEEIEEIMNS
- a CDS encoding TonB-dependent receptor domain-containing protein, with product MKYIKFITIIILITTTFQSFAESPYVSGQVTDSESNEVIPFAQVAFYEGDSNSPVTGATTNAAGKFRINIKAGTYRMVVSFVGYQDYKTRLTVGAGGVDVGTIGLSVEEEIMDEVVVKGNEVKRPVLTTMEGMEIKPDQTIANIGGSLLDILRNTPSVNVTDDGSVTLRGSGSTNVLIDGRNSALASDLEQIPASAIESVEIINNPNAKYDASADGGVINIKLKKGKDLGTTARAELTMGTRMRTNANVNLSRRTTNYAVYGGYSFRKWPRVGSRFTERVSTFNDQNELFRQEQDSRNEDTEHTVNYGADYFWGQNKISLEGVFNTEAENDFQSSRSFVQNLDTEEFLTSYVRDNTETEQNYTYDNAIVYERDFKDKEKSLRASASISIRDQLENQNIDIYNNTLSVEGSPNRTEGSETDEFRNTSVIQLDYATPAFGGLVETGYKSIFRRFDNDYLYGLKNPSTGEINSYDSISNRFVYQDQIHAAYAIFSDSLSNFNYALGLRAEQTILENELSNVNTSLVAAEDLVNSQRYLNFFPSVQMSYQLNEGNIVKATYSRRIDRPGGWRLNPFPDFADSLNVRVGEPNLQPEYINSFELGHMYQNGIITLTSNAFYRRINGQVDWIVRVEDGISYRGPQNLNTADLYGFEFINTTQLTNWWNLNASYSIFESRIDGTNLDDSFTNRGLSWYAKVTTDISLPLDINLQFTGNYFAPEIEAQGRDLARYYIDGSLQRYFFDKQLTLSASFRDLFDTRNFRGENFGPGFEQRFERKRETQIILITASYNFKTE
- a CDS encoding S8 family serine peptidase → MLKQAFFKNIFLLIPLFLFSIEIFSQQKYWLEYKAELKDVPEIELEKLKAELKNKYQEDLSFHYESKWHPVISIETTHEIATELSDYEWINSITSQIELVPTSLISTNSSELSYALEQIQAHYLMDSMKLSGKGVNIGIIDGGFMDADKEPSLLHLVENDQIKFFKDFLLAGNNNPFYGKRLAQDDHGTQVLKMIAGSNDNTIIRYGMAKNASIYLARTDHGIRERRLEEDYWIEAIELFHEMDIKLVNSSLGYTDGYDKRKENHSVNEVNGKSSMITKTAQMAAEKGMLIVSAAGNDGHNKWKIISLPSDAKDVLTVGATRFDDWSRIYYSSVGPEKLEYVKPDVACFAANGTSFSAPVITGLAACIWEYDSTLSNYEVMEIIKNSAHLNEVPNNYLGYGVPNGKKIHKTLLNKGLDNLSSKLIKVEVSENDYTIQIPDGIKEIVIYHKSSDKNVKEELTVSIESEQKFLIIEKEADIKYSTIVAQDRWLTEIMWK
- a CDS encoding enoyl-CoA hydratase/isomerase family protein encodes the protein MYEFLKYELNDGVCTITFNRPDFYNAFNDGISYEFQKALKEAGKDDAVRVVVITGEGKAFCSGQDLKSARDEDDRMFYNSLEKRYNPIIRAMRKLPKPIIARLNGVAAGAGCSLALASDMIIAAESSKMIEVFINIGLVPDSGSSFFLPNLVGYQKAFELCAMGTKVSAQEAYELGIVNKVVKDDELDEAVKSYTDYFAKAPTKSIGMIKKMLNKAATSSLDEMLEYEKYSQQIAGTSEDYKEGKQAFLDKRKPEFKGK
- a CDS encoding cyclase family protein, whose translation is MPEIIDLSQEIYEGMPVFKDLPQVKMEIHNSHEEWAGIKNPEKRTPAVHKLELGEHTGTHVDAINHMGKEYEGQSIDIMPLSMFYTEGICLDFSHKNLNELIEIEDFKAAYTKDKIEIKEKDTVLIYTDHYRKYFNTSDWPFGPGISSDCARWLGAQKISAFGVETMAPGVRKVSNKEVHQICGELGFTHYENMVNLHQLIGRGRFRFIAFPLKIRGGTGSPVRAVAVFE
- a CDS encoding DinB family protein, with product MIWLKDVIKDLKEIETITTEEFQNLSEEELIWKPAPDKWSIAECLQHIIIANTIYNKDINKRLQTAEVKTIEYPIKFSITGKLFLYAVDPKYKWKVPAPKIFKPIKDNKVLNGTETVKYFLKLQEEIIETAKKGCAYDHQHVHTYSPLSKLLKFNVGEQLYIMMRHTKRHINQALNVKTKLHKTAA
- a CDS encoding RidA family protein, whose protein sequence is MDDSIRNSDRAPLPVGLYPHARKVGNLLFLSGVGPRKKDSKDIPGVELNQQGEIVSYDIEKQCRSVFENVRMILEDCGSSWEALVDVQVFLTNMKDDFKIFNKVYAEYFKDIQPCRTTIEINALPTPIAIELKCVAEL